The following proteins are co-located in the [Pasteurella] mairii genome:
- the napC gene encoding cytochrome c-type protein NapC, which produces MTKQEKKLNIIKRFWHWFKKPSRMAVGVVIILSFIAGIVFWGGLNTALEQTSTEEFCSSCHMNDVVPEYRHSVHYINRSGVKAACADCHLPHEFIPKWTRKIKAAGEVYSHLMGRVDTKEKFEAARLEMAEREWARMKANNSQECRNCHNFTDMDFTQQKTVAAKMHALAEAQNKTCIDCHKGIAHQLPNMRKVKSGFATE; this is translated from the coding sequence ATGACAAAGCAAGAAAAAAAGCTCAATATCATTAAACGCTTTTGGCATTGGTTTAAAAAACCAAGTCGCATGGCGGTGGGGGTTGTGATTATACTTTCGTTCATTGCTGGAATTGTGTTCTGGGGCGGATTAAATACCGCGTTGGAGCAAACCAGTACGGAAGAATTTTGTTCTAGCTGCCATATGAATGACGTGGTGCCGGAGTATCGGCATTCTGTGCATTATATTAACCGCAGCGGTGTGAAAGCGGCTTGTGCCGATTGCCACCTGCCACATGAATTTATCCCAAAATGGACGCGTAAAATCAAAGCCGCCGGTGAAGTGTATTCGCACTTAATGGGGCGTGTTGATACCAAAGAAAAATTCGAGGCAGCACGCCTTGAAATGGCAGAGCGTGAATGGGCAAGAATGAAAGCCAATAATTCGCAAGAATGTCGTAATTGCCATAATTTCACGGATATGGATTTTACCCAACAAAAAACGGTGGCGGCGAAAATGCACGCTTTAGCGGAAGCGCAGAATAAAACCTGTATTGACTGCCACAAAGGGATTGCACACCAATTACCGAATATGCGCAAAGTAAAATCTGGTTTTGCGACAGAATAG
- the napB gene encoding diheme cytochrome c NapB, whose protein sequence is MMKNKVFAIIGVILTALFATSVVAQTPKAVQPVGQSLQDSPENVAPAFHVPAKESELAALNYVNQPPMVPHSVKNYQVTKNVNQCLACHSVENSRVTGATRISPTHFADRDGNVSSSTSPRRYFCLQCHVSQSDVDPIVPNEFKPEQGYGK, encoded by the coding sequence ATGATGAAAAATAAGGTATTTGCAATAATCGGCGTAATTTTGACCGCACTTTTTGCGACATCCGTTGTTGCACAAACACCAAAAGCGGTTCAACCCGTGGGGCAAAGTTTACAAGATTCTCCGGAAAATGTGGCGCCAGCCTTTCATGTTCCGGCAAAAGAAAGTGAATTAGCGGCGTTAAATTACGTCAATCAGCCGCCAATGGTGCCGCACAGCGTGAAAAACTATCAAGTGACCAAAAACGTGAACCAATGTTTAGCCTGTCACAGCGTAGAAAATTCGCGTGTTACCGGTGCGACTCGGATTAGCCCGACACACTTTGCCGATCGCGACGGAAATGTGAGCTCTTCAACCTCTCCGCGTCGTTATTTTTGCTTGCAGTGTCATGTATCGCAATCTGATGTGGATCCGATTGTGCCAAATGAATTTAAACCGGAACAAGGTTACGGAAAATAA
- the napH gene encoding ferredoxin-type protein NapH, with translation MANAPKNAGREAREKLGWWHANRFLFWRRLTQLAILAMFLSGPYFQVWILKGNYSGSLFLDVIPLSDPLITAESLATGYVPTGTTLIGALIIVVCYALVGSRIFCAWVCPLNIVTDCAAWLRRKLGIRQSAKLPRGLRYGVLLMILVGSAVSGVLLWEWINPVSALGRGLIYGFGATTWLVLAVFLFDLFIVEHGWCGHLCPIGASYGIIGAKGLLRIKVTDRSKCDNCMDCYNVCPEAQVIRPALHGKNNESLFILSKDCISCGRCIDVCAEKVFILTTRFNHSGE, from the coding sequence ATGGCAAATGCACCGAAAAATGCCGGACGTGAAGCAAGAGAAAAATTGGGCTGGTGGCATGCCAATCGTTTTTTATTTTGGCGTCGGTTGACCCAATTGGCGATTTTAGCCATGTTTTTATCCGGTCCTTATTTTCAGGTTTGGATCTTAAAAGGCAACTATTCTGGTAGTTTGTTTTTGGATGTGATCCCGCTAAGTGATCCGTTAATTACTGCGGAAAGCCTCGCCACAGGTTATGTCCCAACGGGGACTACCTTGATTGGCGCGTTGATTATCGTGGTATGTTATGCCTTGGTCGGTAGCCGGATTTTTTGCGCTTGGGTGTGTCCATTGAACATTGTCACCGATTGTGCCGCTTGGTTAAGACGCAAATTAGGCATTCGCCAAAGCGCGAAATTGCCACGCGGATTGCGCTATGGTGTATTGCTGATGATTTTAGTTGGCAGCGCGGTGAGCGGGGTGTTGTTGTGGGAATGGATTAATCCGGTTTCCGCCTTAGGGCGCGGTTTAATTTATGGTTTTGGCGCGACTACATGGCTCGTGTTGGCAGTTTTTTTATTTGATTTATTTATCGTGGAACACGGTTGGTGTGGGCATCTTTGCCCGATTGGTGCCAGCTACGGAATTATCGGCGCGAAAGGGCTGCTGCGAATTAAAGTCACTGATCGCAGTAAATGTGACAATTGCATGGACTGTTACAATGTTTGCCCAGAAGCACAAGTGATTCGACCGGCGTTGCACGGTAAAAACAATGAAAGTTTATTTATCCTATCAAAAGATTGTATCAGCTGCGGGCGTTGTATTGATGTCTGTGCTGAAAAAGTATTTATATTGACGACTAGATTTAATCATTCGGGGGAGTGA